A genomic window from Ignavibacteria bacterium includes:
- a CDS encoding PIG-L family deacetylase, producing MKKLLFILILFFPVILLSQEPTFTILCLAAHPDDEDGATLAYYRYLNGYEAYTIFYTRGEGGQNEIGPELYDELGKLREQECYDAAKIQGSKAYFLGQLDFGFSKTAKETFNFWGGKDSLLARLVYYIRVIRPDVVITNHDTITTKPNRQHGHHQAVGLTIYEAFEKAADYNYHPEQLVYGIQPWQIKKLFFRSFDTTANDLYRIDISKKTSNGSTIAEISRDALFKHKTQGMDKVSKDSPFFFGNRFYRLVRSDQPYEKTGDDLFSGLIHNMKWNTEGLHSYDTKYSYRKVSAEDSLKTLSEVKAAPYRKIGLVKTYDNTIENILNAFRIPYDTLSPLAVEVWDLNRYSTIILDIRAYLNRPDVVQFNNRFLKYAEGGGNLLVFYNKPQDFNDKGDLAPYPIYISTERVTEEDADIKILQPEHTFFNTPNVINDSDWIGWVQERNIYLPSDKPGTNIKTSSEYQRLLAMQDEDDPVPPTSLLFAPYKYGTYTYCSLALYRQLKLFHKGALKLFLNMISQKTANERSIDKIR from the coding sequence ATGAAAAAATTATTGTTTATCCTCATTCTGTTTTTTCCTGTTATATTACTTTCGCAGGAACCTACTTTCACAATTCTTTGCCTTGCCGCTCACCCCGATGATGAAGATGGCGCAACACTTGCATACTACCGGTATCTGAATGGCTACGAAGCTTACACAATATTTTATACCCGCGGCGAAGGCGGACAGAACGAAATTGGTCCTGAACTTTACGATGAGCTTGGCAAGCTGCGTGAACAGGAATGTTACGATGCCGCAAAGATACAGGGTTCAAAAGCATACTTTTTAGGCCAGCTTGATTTTGGTTTTTCCAAAACCGCAAAGGAAACTTTTAATTTTTGGGGAGGAAAGGATTCACTCCTAGCCAGGCTGGTTTACTATATTCGTGTTATCAGGCCTGATGTAGTTATAACCAATCACGATACAATTACAACCAAACCAAACCGCCAGCACGGCCACCACCAGGCTGTTGGGTTAACTATTTACGAAGCCTTCGAAAAGGCGGCTGATTATAACTACCATCCTGAACAGCTTGTTTACGGCATTCAGCCCTGGCAGATTAAAAAGCTATTTTTCAGGTCTTTTGATACAACTGCAAATGACCTGTACCGTATAGATATCTCGAAGAAAACCAGTAACGGTTCTACTATAGCTGAAATTTCACGCGATGCGCTTTTCAAGCATAAAACCCAGGGTATGGATAAGGTCTCCAAAGATAGCCCGTTCTTCTTCGGCAACCGTTTTTACAGACTGGTCAGGAGCGATCAGCCGTACGAAAAGACAGGTGATGACCTGTTTTCAGGACTGATACATAATATGAAGTGGAATACCGAAGGGCTTCACTCATACGATACAAAATATTCCTACCGAAAAGTATCCGCTGAAGACAGCCTGAAGACCCTGAGCGAAGTTAAAGCCGCGCCGTACAGAAAGATCGGCCTGGTAAAAACATATGATAACACAATTGAAAATATTCTTAATGCATTCAGAATTCCGTATGATACATTAAGCCCCCTGGCAGTTGAAGTATGGGACTTAAACCGGTATTCAACAATTATTCTGGATATAAGAGCTTACTTAAACAGGCCTGATGTTGTTCAATTCAATAATAGATTCCTTAAATATGCCGAAGGCGGAGGTAACCTCCTGGTATTTTACAATAAGCCGCAGGACTTCAATGATAAAGGCGATCTTGCGCCATACCCGATCTATATTTCAACTGAGCGGGTAACAGAAGAAGATGCTGATATAAAAATATTACAACCGGAACACACTTTTTTTAATACACCAAATGTAATTAACGATTCAGACTGGATTGGCTGGGTGCAGGAAAGAAATATATATCTGCCCTCTGATAAACCCGGAACAAATATTAAAACTTCATCTGAATATCAGCGGCTGCTTGCTATGCAGGATGAAGATGACCCTGTACCTCCTACATCTTTGCTTTTTGCACCTTACAAATACGGTACATATACTTATTGTTCACTTGCCTTATACAGGCAATTGAAATTATTCCATAAAGGTGCGCTAAAGCTGTTTTTGAACATGATTTCGCAAAAGACAGCTAATGAACGTTCAATCGATAAAATCAGGTAA
- a CDS encoding T9SS type A sorting domain-containing protein, with protein MPVLNTVYSQYPVVFVSRNITSGGSVYYPQVSLLPGMGPYSRAAVVGGRLLVREANGTLRVLVDSTMLFGSTRLIDVSDPNVYWNASKIVFAGIEHRDSSWRIYEIRADGTGLKKITHSNRNITLSQFGPIAYKFVKYDDLDPCYLPDGRICFSSTRYPALSQYTAKRVTNLYLIDSNSQNLHRVTTERNGADEPTIDPVSGKIVYSRWWLNIDHPSIITPNGITRDSALAVTNDMANIWSAAKIRPDGEGLAFYAGTGNWRVGQNNYRPSLLSDGRMLSLFTPDNAMAYTTGSSGIRLFETGNGYGTHIIGVNPATMQLYQTTPPSYGTMQPPYAVDPVELPNNLILISYATQVENQDYALYTINLNGSGLTPFYDIPGKMDLNAEVLMPKPVPPVLIDGVTDIPDELPPTIDPNTWYKDGGFRFDCVNTFTNGDVDQPMQDGPPITRFAKINFFLSFQRQDSTGRDTALFLTQMPIFHTGQIAFDNAPANVSMFEQVVDSSGKVLRGSTGQVAHVIGMNYGKNGTGTKCVGCHSGHTQIPVPPTISEAAYFNTSTSAEVTQSSFKFVSDSVQYPGRMVVDRKARNDSLKVNWIANGTNNEYVNLKWNIPIDVRHITIYNIRPNAATNTNIQVTDCEVICYYNGIEEARITSTGPISLNGTTVNINGTPKINEVRVVVKSFTGLINGESKAGLAEVETNARISYYDVFGIQTISEIADKFSLSQNYPNPFNPTTKIRYSIPKGSYFGNFVKLIVYDITGRQVALLVNQVQRTGVYEVDFDGSNIASGIYFYRLTVDNKFSDVKKMVVLK; from the coding sequence ATGCCCGTTCTTAATACTGTTTACTCCCAGTATCCTGTCGTATTTGTTTCACGTAATATTACTTCAGGCGGAAGCGTATATTACCCGCAGGTAAGCCTGCTGCCGGGTATGGGCCCGTATTCAAGAGCTGCTGTTGTTGGCGGAAGGCTGCTTGTACGCGAAGCAAACGGCACGCTCCGCGTGCTTGTTGATAGCACCATGCTCTTCGGTTCTACAAGGCTTATTGATGTATCAGACCCCAATGTTTACTGGAATGCTTCAAAAATTGTGTTTGCGGGAATTGAACACCGCGACAGCAGCTGGCGTATTTACGAAATACGCGCTGATGGTACAGGCCTTAAAAAAATTACTCACTCAAATCGTAATATCACTCTTTCACAGTTCGGTCCTATCGCCTATAAATTTGTAAAGTACGATGACCTGGACCCGTGTTACTTACCTGACGGCAGAATATGCTTTTCAAGCACAAGATATCCCGCGCTTTCTCAATACACTGCCAAGCGCGTAACCAATCTGTATCTCATAGATTCAAATTCACAAAATCTGCACAGGGTCACAACAGAGCGCAACGGCGCAGATGAGCCAACCATTGACCCGGTTAGCGGAAAAATAGTTTACAGCCGCTGGTGGCTTAATATTGATCATCCTTCCATTATTACACCAAACGGTATTACACGTGATTCAGCATTGGCTGTAACAAACGATATGGCTAATATCTGGTCAGCGGCAAAGATCAGACCCGATGGCGAAGGCCTTGCTTTTTATGCCGGTACAGGCAACTGGCGTGTTGGACAGAATAATTACCGCCCTTCGTTATTAAGTGATGGCAGGATGTTAAGTCTGTTTACACCTGATAATGCTATGGCATATACAACAGGCAGCTCAGGCATTCGGCTGTTTGAAACAGGCAATGGATACGGAACACATATCATCGGGGTAAATCCCGCAACTATGCAGCTATATCAAACAACACCGCCTTCATACGGCACAATGCAGCCGCCATACGCTGTTGATCCGGTGGAGCTGCCAAATAACCTCATACTGATTTCTTATGCAACTCAGGTTGAAAACCAGGATTATGCTTTATACACTATTAATCTGAATGGCAGCGGTTTAACTCCTTTTTATGATATCCCCGGTAAAATGGATCTTAACGCAGAAGTTCTTATGCCAAAACCGGTTCCGCCGGTTTTGATCGATGGTGTCACCGATATCCCTGATGAGCTTCCGCCTACAATAGACCCCAATACATGGTATAAAGATGGAGGCTTCAGGTTTGACTGCGTCAACACTTTCACAAACGGTGATGTTGACCAGCCTATGCAGGATGGACCGCCGATAACCCGTTTTGCTAAAATTAATTTTTTCTTAAGCTTTCAGCGGCAGGATTCAACCGGCAGGGATACAGCTTTATTCCTGACCCAAATGCCTATTTTCCATACGGGACAAATTGCATTTGATAATGCGCCTGCAAATGTTTCTATGTTCGAGCAGGTTGTTGATTCCAGCGGAAAAGTTCTGCGCGGCTCAACAGGACAGGTTGCTCACGTAATAGGTATGAATTACGGCAAGAACGGTACCGGCACAAAATGTGTAGGGTGCCACTCAGGGCATACCCAGATACCTGTGCCGCCAACAATTTCTGAAGCAGCATACTTCAATACTTCAACATCTGCAGAAGTAACTCAAAGCTCGTTTAAGTTTGTCAGCGATTCCGTTCAGTATCCCGGCAGAATGGTTGTTGACCGCAAGGCGCGAAATGATTCGCTTAAAGTAAACTGGATAGCAAACGGAACTAATAATGAATATGTTAACCTTAAATGGAATATCCCGATTGATGTTCGGCATATTACAATATATAACATCAGGCCCAATGCTGCAACCAATACCAATATTCAAGTCACTGACTGCGAAGTAATTTGCTATTACAACGGAATTGAAGAAGCAAGGATAACAAGCACCGGACCCATTAGCCTAAATGGCACTACGGTTAATATAAACGGAACACCCAAGATAAATGAAGTGAGGGTTGTTGTGAAATCTTTTACGGGACTTATTAACGGCGAAAGCAAAGCAGGACTTGCTGAAGTTGAAACAAATGCCCGTATTTCATATTATGATGTGTTCGGTATTCAGACAATTTCTGAAATTGCCGATAAATTTTCTTTAAGCCAGAATTATCCTAACCCATTTAATCCAACTACTAAGATAAGATATTCAATCCCCAAGGGTTCATACTTCGGCAATTTTGTTAAACTGATAGTTTATGATATCACCGGCAGACAGGTTGCCCTGCTTGTAAACCAGGTGCAGCGCACCGGTGTTTATGAAGTTGACTTCGATGGCTCAAATATCGCAAGCGGTATATACTTCTACAGGCTTACCGTTGATAACAAATTTTCCGACGTAAAAAAAATGGTTGTGTTGAAATAA
- a CDS encoding superoxide dismutase: protein MKNKSRREFIKTSALGAVSLGLLNNIGFSNTNNYNQSGRALGSKGGYFKMAYEWKFNPRPYSDEEAKTLLKDVIDAETTDWHYNTHHKGYVTFLNNIEKELESADLAKANGNWSDLGELKRRFTWNHSGAYLHDVYWDNMGGDGDISKGPDVKAAIEANWGSVDNWKAEFKACSVAAKLSGWGLLVFDRLYSGRLINVLVDEHQYGAIWGGVPLIACDVFEHAYYHKDGPGRAKYIDNFINNLNWARINDRFNKYCK, encoded by the coding sequence ATGAAAAATAAAAGCAGAAGAGAATTCATCAAAACTTCTGCGCTGGGCGCTGTTTCGCTCGGTTTGCTTAACAATATCGGATTTTCAAATACTAATAATTATAACCAAAGCGGCAGGGCTTTGGGATCCAAAGGAGGATATTTTAAAATGGCTTATGAATGGAAATTCAACCCCCGTCCATACAGTGATGAAGAAGCAAAAACATTATTAAAAGATGTTATCGACGCTGAAACCACTGACTGGCACTATAATACACATCATAAAGGATATGTAACTTTTTTAAATAACATAGAAAAAGAGCTTGAGTCCGCTGATCTTGCAAAAGCCAACGGCAACTGGTCTGATCTTGGTGAGCTTAAACGCCGCTTTACATGGAACCACTCCGGCGCATATCTGCATGATGTATATTGGGATAATATGGGCGGAGACGGCGATATTTCAAAAGGTCCTGATGTTAAAGCTGCCATCGAAGCTAATTGGGGCTCTGTTGATAACTGGAAAGCTGAGTTCAAAGCATGTTCAGTTGCAGCAAAATTAAGCGGCTGGGGACTTCTCGTATTCGACAGGCTTTATTCAGGCAGGCTCATAAACGTTCTGGTTGATGAACACCAGTACGGTGCAATATGGGGCGGTGTGCCGTTAATTGCATGTGATGTATTTGAACATGCTTATTATCATAAAGATGGACCCGGAAGGGCTAAATATATTGATAACTTTATCAATAATCTCAACTGGGCAAGAATTAATGACAGGTTCAATAAATATTGCAAATAA